A window from Poecile atricapillus isolate bPoeAtr1 chromosome 39, bPoeAtr1.hap1, whole genome shotgun sequence encodes these proteins:
- the MAP2K7 gene encoding dual specificity mitogen-activated protein kinase kinase 7 isoform X3, translating into MAASSLEQKLSRLEAKLKQENREARRRIDLNLDIGPARARPTLQLPLVSEGGRGGPPESPQPAPPPRPRQMLGLPPPPFLVPRSLESIEIDQKLQEIMKQTGYLTVGGQRYQAEINDLENLGEIGSGTCGQVWKMRFRKTGHVIAVKQMRRSGNREENKRILMDLDVVLKSHDCPYIVQCFGTFITNTDVFIAMELMGTCAEKLKKRIQGPIPERILGKMTVAIVKALLYLKEKHGVIHRDVKPSNILLDERGQVKLCDFGISGRLVDSKAKTRSAGCAAYMAPERIDPPDPTKPDYDIRADVWSLGISLVELATGQFPYQNCKTDFEVLTKVLQEDPPLLPPAMGFSGDFQAFVRDCLTKDHRKRPKYNKLLEHTFIKRYETLEVDVATWFKDVMARTESPRPGGGLGHHLPFFTR; encoded by the exons ATGGCGGCGTCCTCGCTGGAGCAGAAGCTGTCGCGGCTGGAGGCGAAGCTGAAGCAGGAGAACCGCGAGGCGCGGCGGAGAATCGACCTCAATCTCGACATCGGCCCTGCCCGCGCCCGCCCCA ccctgcagctgcctctggtgagtgaggggggccggggggggcccCCCGAGAGCCCCCAGCCTGCGCCCCCCCCCAGACCCCGGCAgatgctggggctgcccccGCCCCCCTTCCTGGTGCCGCGCAGCCTGGAGAG CATCGAGATCGACCAGAAGCTGCAAGAGATCATGAAACAGACGGGGTACCTGACCGTAGGGGGACAG CGGTACCAGGCGGAGATCAATGACCTGGAGAACCTGGGCGAGATCGGCAGTGGCACCTGCGGGCAGGTGTGGAAGATGCGATTCCGCAAGACTGGCCATGTCATTGCTGTCAAG CAAATGCGGCGCTCAGGGAACCGTGAAGAGAACAAGCGGATCCTGATGGACCTGGACGTGGTGCTCAAGAGCCATGACTGCCCCTACATCGTGCAGTGCTTCGGCACCTTCATCACCAAC ACGGACGTGTTCATCGCCATGGAGCTCATGGGCACCTGTGCAGAAAAGCTCAAGAAGCGAATCCAGGGCCCCATCCCTGAGCGCATCCTGGGCAAGATGACAGTGGCA ATTGTGAAGGCGCTGCTGTACCTGAAGGAGAAGCACGGGGTGATCCACAGGGATGTCAAACCCTCCAACATCCTGCTGGACGAGCGGGGCCAAGTCAAGCTCTGTGACTTCGGCATCAGCGGCCGCCTCGTGGACTCCAAGGCCAAGACCCGGAGTGCGGGCTGTGCGGCCTACATGGcg CCCGAGCGCATtgacccccctgaccccacCAAGCCTGACTACGACATCCGGGCAGACGTCTGGAGCCTCGGCATCTCCCTG GTGGAGCTGGCCACAGGGCAGTTCCCATACCAGAACTGCAAGACGGATTTTGAGGTGCTGAccaaggtgctgcaggaggatcCCCCCCTGCTGCCCCCCGCCATGGGCTTCTCCGGGGACTTCCAGGCCTTCGTCCGCGACTG cctCACCAAGGACCACAGGAAGAGACCAAAGTACAACAAGTTACTG gAGCACACCTTCATCAAGCGCTACGAGACGCTCGAGGTGGATGTGGCCACCTGGTTCAAGGACGTGATGGCCCGGACAGAGTCCCCGCGCCCGGGGGGTGGCTTGGGCCACCACCTGCCCTTCTTCACCAGGTAG
- the MAP2K7 gene encoding dual specificity mitogen-activated protein kinase kinase 7 isoform X1 — MRSDCSRGRWRRDSNNPSIVFCACALSIPGARWLRFLCPPSVRRPAWAPSPAPRGPRACATRGEDGGVLAGAEAVAAGGEAEAGEPRGAAENRPQSRHRPCPRPPHIEIDQKLQEIMKQTGYLTVGGQRYQAEINDLENLGEIGSGTCGQVWKMRFRKTGHVIAVKQMRRSGNREENKRILMDLDVVLKSHDCPYIVQCFGTFITNTDVFIAMELMGTCAEKLKKRIQGPIPERILGKMTVAIVKALLYLKEKHGVIHRDVKPSNILLDERGQVKLCDFGISGRLVDSKAKTRSAGCAAYMAPERIDPPDPTKPDYDIRADVWSLGISLVELATGQFPYQNCKTDFEVLTKVLQEDPPLLPPAMGFSGDFQAFVRDCLTKDHRKRPKYNKLLEHTFIKRYETLEVDVATWFKDVMARTESPRPGGGLGHHLPFFTR; from the exons ATGCGTAGTGACTGCTCCCGGGGGAGATGGCGGCGAGACTCAAATAATCCCAGTATAGTTTTCTGCGCATGCGCCTTATCCATCCCCGGGGCAAGATGGCTGCGCTTTCTGTGCCCTCCCTCTGTACGGCGGCCGGCGTGGGCTCCAAGCCCCGCCCCGCGCGGGCCCCGCGCATGCGCCACGCGGGGGGAAGATGGCGGCGTCCTCGCTGGAGCAGAAGCTGTCGCGGCTGGAGGCGAAGCTGAAGCAGGAGAACCGCGAGGCGCGGCGGAGAATCGACCTCAATCTCGACATCGGCCCTGCCCGCGCCCGCCCCA CATCGAGATCGACCAGAAGCTGCAAGAGATCATGAAACAGACGGGGTACCTGACCGTAGGGGGACAG CGGTACCAGGCGGAGATCAATGACCTGGAGAACCTGGGCGAGATCGGCAGTGGCACCTGCGGGCAGGTGTGGAAGATGCGATTCCGCAAGACTGGCCATGTCATTGCTGTCAAG CAAATGCGGCGCTCAGGGAACCGTGAAGAGAACAAGCGGATCCTGATGGACCTGGACGTGGTGCTCAAGAGCCATGACTGCCCCTACATCGTGCAGTGCTTCGGCACCTTCATCACCAAC ACGGACGTGTTCATCGCCATGGAGCTCATGGGCACCTGTGCAGAAAAGCTCAAGAAGCGAATCCAGGGCCCCATCCCTGAGCGCATCCTGGGCAAGATGACAGTGGCA ATTGTGAAGGCGCTGCTGTACCTGAAGGAGAAGCACGGGGTGATCCACAGGGATGTCAAACCCTCCAACATCCTGCTGGACGAGCGGGGCCAAGTCAAGCTCTGTGACTTCGGCATCAGCGGCCGCCTCGTGGACTCCAAGGCCAAGACCCGGAGTGCGGGCTGTGCGGCCTACATGGcg CCCGAGCGCATtgacccccctgaccccacCAAGCCTGACTACGACATCCGGGCAGACGTCTGGAGCCTCGGCATCTCCCTG GTGGAGCTGGCCACAGGGCAGTTCCCATACCAGAACTGCAAGACGGATTTTGAGGTGCTGAccaaggtgctgcaggaggatcCCCCCCTGCTGCCCCCCGCCATGGGCTTCTCCGGGGACTTCCAGGCCTTCGTCCGCGACTG cctCACCAAGGACCACAGGAAGAGACCAAAGTACAACAAGTTACTG gAGCACACCTTCATCAAGCGCTACGAGACGCTCGAGGTGGATGTGGCCACCTGGTTCAAGGACGTGATGGCCCGGACAGAGTCCCCGCGCCCGGGGGGTGGCTTGGGCCACCACCTGCCCTTCTTCACCAGGTAG
- the MAP2K7 gene encoding dual specificity mitogen-activated protein kinase kinase 7 isoform X2 has translation MAASSLEQKLSRLEAKLKQENREARRRIDLNLDIGPARARPIIVITLSPAPAPSQRAALQLPLVSEGGRGGPPESPQPAPPPRPRQMLGLPPPPFLVPRSLESIEIDQKLQEIMKQTGYLTVGGQRYQAEINDLENLGEIGSGTCGQVWKMRFRKTGHVIAVKQMRRSGNREENKRILMDLDVVLKSHDCPYIVQCFGTFITNTDVFIAMELMGTCAEKLKKRIQGPIPERILGKMTVAIVKALLYLKEKHGVIHRDVKPSNILLDERGQVKLCDFGISGRLVDSKAKTRSAGCAAYMAPERIDPPDPTKPDYDIRADVWSLGISLVELATGQFPYQNCKTDFEVLTKVLQEDPPLLPPAMGFSGDFQAFVRDCLTKDHRKRPKYNKLLEHTFIKRYETLEVDVATWFKDVMARTESPRPGGGLGHHLPFFTR, from the exons ATGGCGGCGTCCTCGCTGGAGCAGAAGCTGTCGCGGCTGGAGGCGAAGCTGAAGCAGGAGAACCGCGAGGCGCGGCGGAGAATCGACCTCAATCTCGACATCGGCCCTGCCCGCGCCCGCCCCA tcATCGTCATCACCCTTAGCCCCGCTCCCGCTCCGTCCCAGCGAGCAG ccctgcagctgcctctggtgagtgaggggggccggggggggcccCCCGAGAGCCCCCAGCCTGCGCCCCCCCCCAGACCCCGGCAgatgctggggctgcccccGCCCCCCTTCCTGGTGCCGCGCAGCCTGGAGAG CATCGAGATCGACCAGAAGCTGCAAGAGATCATGAAACAGACGGGGTACCTGACCGTAGGGGGACAG CGGTACCAGGCGGAGATCAATGACCTGGAGAACCTGGGCGAGATCGGCAGTGGCACCTGCGGGCAGGTGTGGAAGATGCGATTCCGCAAGACTGGCCATGTCATTGCTGTCAAG CAAATGCGGCGCTCAGGGAACCGTGAAGAGAACAAGCGGATCCTGATGGACCTGGACGTGGTGCTCAAGAGCCATGACTGCCCCTACATCGTGCAGTGCTTCGGCACCTTCATCACCAAC ACGGACGTGTTCATCGCCATGGAGCTCATGGGCACCTGTGCAGAAAAGCTCAAGAAGCGAATCCAGGGCCCCATCCCTGAGCGCATCCTGGGCAAGATGACAGTGGCA ATTGTGAAGGCGCTGCTGTACCTGAAGGAGAAGCACGGGGTGATCCACAGGGATGTCAAACCCTCCAACATCCTGCTGGACGAGCGGGGCCAAGTCAAGCTCTGTGACTTCGGCATCAGCGGCCGCCTCGTGGACTCCAAGGCCAAGACCCGGAGTGCGGGCTGTGCGGCCTACATGGcg CCCGAGCGCATtgacccccctgaccccacCAAGCCTGACTACGACATCCGGGCAGACGTCTGGAGCCTCGGCATCTCCCTG GTGGAGCTGGCCACAGGGCAGTTCCCATACCAGAACTGCAAGACGGATTTTGAGGTGCTGAccaaggtgctgcaggaggatcCCCCCCTGCTGCCCCCCGCCATGGGCTTCTCCGGGGACTTCCAGGCCTTCGTCCGCGACTG cctCACCAAGGACCACAGGAAGAGACCAAAGTACAACAAGTTACTG gAGCACACCTTCATCAAGCGCTACGAGACGCTCGAGGTGGATGTGGCCACCTGGTTCAAGGACGTGATGGCCCGGACAGAGTCCCCGCGCCCGGGGGGTGGCTTGGGCCACCACCTGCCCTTCTTCACCAGGTAG